In Deltaproteobacteria bacterium, one DNA window encodes the following:
- the rpsR gene encoding 30S ribosomal protein S18 yields MKKDLDQKKKKITAKSLMQIDYKDPVSLYKYIADGGKIVPARISKLKISQQRLVNYAVKKSRNLGLLPIGMGHFDSMSKIEQINPVLFEV; encoded by the coding sequence ATGAAAAAAGACTTAGATCAAAAAAAGAAAAAAATTACCGCTAAAAGTTTAATGCAAATTGATTATAAAGATCCTGTTTCTCTTTACAAGTATATTGCTGACGGTGGAAAAATTGTTCCTGCTAGAATTTCTAAACTTAAAATTTCCCAACAAAGATTAGTTAATTATGCAGTTAAAAAAAGTAGGAATTTAGGTTTATTGCCTATTGGAATGGGTCATTTTGATAGTATGTCTAAAATTGAACAAATAAATCCGGTACTTTTTGAGGTTTAA